One window from the genome of Paracoccus marcusii encodes:
- a CDS encoding PQQ-dependent catabolism-associated CXXCW motif protein, with protein sequence MIRLLTLALLLAPAARAETVPEPDTYHGEPYRSPVPATLAGAQVIDVGQAIALQGQAAFLDVLPRPKAKPAGLPEGTIWNEPPHRSIPGAEWLWDTGYEALSPAEEARLRDGLTRAKAGDPDRPVVIFCRSDCWMSWNAARRAVEWGFDPVIWFPGGTDAWEQAGQPLVTVEPVAP encoded by the coding sequence GTGATCCGGCTGCTGACGCTGGCGCTGCTGCTGGCACCCGCGGCGCGGGCCGAAACCGTGCCCGAGCCCGACACCTATCACGGCGAACCCTACCGCTCTCCGGTTCCTGCAACGCTGGCCGGGGCGCAGGTCATCGACGTGGGTCAGGCCATCGCCCTGCAGGGGCAGGCGGCGTTTCTGGACGTGCTGCCGCGGCCCAAGGCCAAGCCCGCGGGCCTTCCAGAGGGGACGATCTGGAACGAGCCGCCCCACCGCTCGATTCCCGGCGCCGAATGGCTGTGGGACACCGGGTACGAAGCCCTGTCCCCTGCCGAGGAAGCGCGCCTGCGCGACGGCCTGACCCGCGCCAAGGCCGGCGATCCCGATCGCCCCGTGGTGATCTTTTGCCGGTCCGACTGCTGGATGAGCTGGAACGCCGCGCGGCGGGCGGTCGAATGGGGCTTTGACCCGGTGATCTGGTTCCCCGGCGGTACGGATGCCTGGGAACAGGCCGGCCAGCCGCTGGTCACCGTGGAGCCTGTCGCCCCGTAA
- a CDS encoding YncE family protein: MAGDLAFVTSQNADALSVIDLGTGAIIATADIPDAPAPVAYDPQVGRVYVIAADSGRLHVLDEDALPLAHRDLGAGAFGLAAAGDGGVFVTDWYGARLTRLDADLQPVWSAPTGDAPAGVATDGMGLVATADRDSDQVSIFDAGTGALLHRVATAGAHPFGVTFHDGQLFSADVQGDVVSVIDPVAGLLTGQVPTGSHPYAVAFAGGRGFVTDQYDGTVTVFDAATLDPVTTVTMGDYPEGIATLPDGSGVAVANWDSDTLTILDAKTLVVTHSIDVPSGPRAFGSFTGRQAPR, encoded by the coding sequence TTGGCCGGGGATCTTGCGTTCGTGACCTCGCAGAACGCCGATGCGTTGTCGGTGATCGACCTGGGGACGGGCGCGATCATTGCGACGGCCGACATTCCAGATGCCCCTGCGCCTGTAGCCTATGACCCGCAGGTCGGACGCGTCTATGTCATTGCCGCCGACAGCGGACGCCTGCACGTGTTGGACGAAGACGCCTTGCCCTTGGCCCATCGGGACCTGGGCGCCGGGGCCTTCGGATTGGCCGCGGCGGGCGATGGCGGGGTCTTCGTCACCGACTGGTACGGTGCGCGGCTGACCCGGCTGGACGCCGACCTGCAGCCGGTCTGGAGCGCGCCAACCGGCGACGCGCCGGCAGGCGTGGCGACCGACGGTATGGGCCTGGTGGCGACGGCCGATCGTGATTCGGATCAGGTCAGCATATTCGACGCCGGAACCGGGGCGCTGCTGCATCGCGTGGCGACGGCCGGGGCGCATCCCTTCGGCGTGACCTTCCATGACGGACAGCTGTTTTCGGCCGATGTACAAGGGGATGTGGTGTCGGTCATCGATCCTGTCGCGGGGCTGCTGACGGGCCAGGTGCCAACCGGCAGCCATCCCTATGCCGTCGCCTTTGCCGGGGGGCGGGGTTTCGTCACCGACCAGTATGACGGCACCGTCACCGTGTTCGACGCAGCCACGCTGGACCCGGTGACGACCGTCACCATGGGCGATTATCCCGAAGGAATCGCGACCCTGCCCGACGGCAGCGGCGTCGCGGTCGCGAACTGGGATTCGGACACGCTTACGATTCTGGACGCCAAGACGCTGGTGGTGACGCACAGCATCGACGTGCCGTCAGGTCCCCGCGCCTTCGGCAGCTTTACGGGGCGACAGGCTCCACGGTGA
- a CDS encoding SRPBCC family protein, protein MRTTTVLAGALGAVLALTGMAGAHGPSRLKTEKTVTLDATPAEVWEVIGRFDDMSWHPVVASTAMTPEGAAADVPDESTRVLTLNGDGAPTITEQLMAIDNDKMMYKYMITEVDTAVLPVTNYSSTLQVSDKDGKAEVLWKGGFYRGFPNNEPPAELNDDAAIAAVDGVYQAGLDALAERFGRVE, encoded by the coding sequence ATGAGGACGACGACAGTTCTGGCGGGCGCGCTTGGTGCGGTGCTGGCCCTGACGGGGATGGCGGGGGCGCATGGCCCGTCGCGCCTGAAGACGGAAAAGACCGTGACGCTGGATGCCACCCCCGCCGAGGTATGGGAGGTGATCGGCCGCTTCGACGACATGAGCTGGCATCCGGTGGTCGCATCGACCGCGATGACGCCCGAGGGCGCGGCAGCGGACGTTCCCGACGAATCAACCCGCGTGCTGACACTGAACGGCGACGGGGCGCCCACCATCACCGAACAGCTGATGGCCATCGACAACGACAAGATGATGTACAAGTACATGATCACCGAGGTCGACACGGCGGTCCTGCCGGTGACCAACTACTCCTCGACGCTGCAGGTCAGCGACAAGGACGGCAAGGCCGAGGTCCTGTGGAAGGGCGGCTTCTATCGCGGTTTCCCGAACAACGAACCCCCGGCCGAACTGAACGACGATGCCGCCATCGCAGCGGTCGACGGCGTCTATCAGGCCGGGCTGGACGCCCTGGCGGAACGCTTTGGCCGCGTCGAATAG
- a CDS encoding DUF3280 domain-containing protein, which produces MTRFGLISTLLLAPMAALAQPAPPPGTATWFGLHYIDTSTEGAINGVRADETARIAMVEDFIAEDLTGRGFALTPPPAEAVAGILNPVRSNGADTKIARGMGSDYAIAGEVQKVSNLIQSVNLTLRDTETGETVRAGSVEIRGNTDDAFRRGYSYLLRNVIFREERKE; this is translated from the coding sequence ATGACCCGTTTCGGCCTGATATCGACCTTGCTGCTGGCCCCCATGGCCGCCCTTGCCCAGCCGGCACCGCCCCCGGGGACCGCGACCTGGTTCGGCCTGCATTACATCGACACCTCGACCGAGGGAGCCATCAACGGCGTCCGCGCGGACGAGACCGCGCGCATCGCCATGGTCGAGGATTTCATCGCCGAAGACCTGACCGGACGCGGCTTTGCCCTGACCCCGCCCCCGGCCGAGGCGGTGGCGGGCATCCTGAACCCGGTCCGGTCGAACGGCGCCGATACCAAGATCGCCCGCGGGATGGGATCGGACTATGCCATCGCCGGAGAGGTGCAGAAGGTCTCCAACCTGATCCAGTCGGTCAATCTGACCCTGCGCGATACCGAAACCGGAGAGACCGTGCGCGCCGGATCGGTCGAGATCCGCGGCAACACCGATGACGCGTTCCGGCGCGGCTACAGCTATCTGCTGAGAAATGTGATCTTTCGGGAGGAACGGAAGGAATGA
- a CDS encoding ABC transporter substrate-binding protein, with product MGLLAGAVALAQPVAAQTPDPVQIRTAVLRVDDPGLPPISRLDLMPADLGFAGARLAIEDNDTTGRFMGQDFEAEEVAATPETAEAEMARLLDEGVQFIVLLADDATTLALADQAGDRAMVFNAMARGDNLRGTDCRFNTIHVAPSRAMLTDAMTQFLMWKNWPRWFLIHGSHPEDQALAQAWRTSAAKFGAQIVEEREYTDTGGARRTDSGHVQVQAQMPVFTQRAADHDVVIAADEADVFAAYLPYLTWDARPVAGSAGLVPRSWHPAMEAWGGTQFQNRFEKLAARPIREEDYQTWLSLRIVGEAATRTNSGDPAALKEFILSPDFDVAGFKGQALTVRDWDHQVRQPILLTTGVLTTSVSPQDQYLHQTSQLDTLGVDRPETQCQF from the coding sequence ATGGGACTTTTGGCTGGTGCCGTGGCACTGGCCCAGCCCGTCGCGGCCCAGACCCCGGACCCGGTGCAGATCCGCACGGCCGTGCTGCGGGTCGACGACCCTGGCCTGCCGCCGATCTCGCGGCTGGACCTGATGCCCGCCGATCTGGGTTTTGCAGGCGCGCGCCTGGCGATCGAGGACAACGACACCACCGGCCGCTTCATGGGCCAGGACTTCGAGGCCGAGGAGGTGGCTGCCACCCCCGAGACCGCCGAGGCCGAGATGGCACGCTTGCTGGACGAGGGGGTGCAGTTCATCGTGCTTCTGGCCGATGACGCGACGACCCTGGCCCTGGCCGATCAGGCGGGGGACCGGGCGATGGTCTTCAATGCGATGGCGCGCGGCGACAACCTGCGCGGGACCGATTGCCGGTTCAACACGATCCACGTCGCGCCAAGCCGCGCGATGCTGACCGACGCCATGACGCAGTTCCTGATGTGGAAGAACTGGCCCCGCTGGTTCCTGATCCACGGCAGCCACCCCGAGGACCAAGCCCTGGCCCAGGCCTGGCGCACCAGCGCCGCCAAGTTCGGCGCCCAGATCGTCGAGGAACGCGAATACACCGATACCGGCGGCGCGCGCCGCACCGACAGCGGCCATGTGCAGGTCCAGGCGCAGATGCCCGTCTTTACGCAGCGCGCCGCGGACCATGATGTGGTCATTGCCGCGGACGAGGCGGACGTCTTCGCCGCCTATCTGCCCTATCTGACCTGGGACGCGCGCCCGGTGGCGGGATCCGCCGGGCTGGTTCCGCGCAGCTGGCACCCGGCGATGGAGGCCTGGGGCGGCACCCAGTTCCAGAACCGCTTCGAGAAGCTGGCCGCCCGCCCGATCCGCGAGGAGGATTACCAGACCTGGCTGTCGCTGCGCATCGTCGGAGAGGCGGCGACCCGCACCAATTCCGGCGACCCCGCCGCGCTGAAGGAGTTCATCCTGTCCCCCGATTTCGACGTCGCGGGGTTCAAGGGCCAGGCCCTGACGGTGCGCGACTGGGACCACCAGGTGCGCCAACCCATCCTGCTGACCACCGGCGTGCTGACCACCTCGGTCAGCCCGCAGGACCAGTACCTGCATCAGACCAGCCAGCTGGACACGCTGGGCGTCGACCGCCCCGAAACCCAATGCCAATTCTGA